From Hyphomicrobiales bacterium 4NK60-0047b, the proteins below share one genomic window:
- the uvrA gene encoding excinuclease ABC subunit UvrA: protein MSKNITVRGAREHNLKNVTVELPREKLIVFTGPSGSGKSSLAFDTIYAEGQRRYVESLSAYARQFLEMMQKPDVDAIEGLSPAISIEQKTTSKNPRSTVGTVTEIYDYLRLLFARIGIPYSPTTGLPISSQTVTQMVDQIMELKEGTRAYLLAPIIRGRKGEYRKEFAELMKKGFGRVKVDGQFYEIADVPALDKKFKHDIDVVVDRIIVRADIASRLADSLETALELADGLSILELADPAKEPEDQERLIFSANFACPESGFTIEEIEPRLFSFNNPFGACPKCDGLGTQLKFEADLVIPNPKLSLKDGAIQPWAKTGNTSPYYAQTLEAISKHYKVPMTNSWESLSEEMQSTILYGSGNEEITFKYEDGTRSFKTKKPFEGVINNIDRRWRETESNWVREELSKYQSAQPCAHCGGARLKPQALAVKINDQHIGDIAEMSIKEGLKWATDLPPHLSKKQLQIAERILKEIRERLNFLNDVGLDYLCLSRNSGTLSGGESQRIRLASQIGSGLTGVLYVLDEPSIGLHQRDNAMLLETLKNLRDLGNTVIVVEHDEDAILAADHVLDIGPKAGIHGGEIVAAGTPKKIMSTKKSVTGQYLTGEKFIAPPQNRRQPDASRQITVKGAKENNLKNISASIPMGLFTCLTGVSGGGKSTFLIETLYKATARKLNNARHVPGEHESIEGLEQLDKIIDIDQSPIGRTPRSNPATYTGAFTHIRDWFAGLPESKARGYKPGRFSFNVKGGRCEACQGDGVIKIEMHFLPDVYVTCDQCKGKRYNRETLEVQFKGKSIADVLDMTVEEGAEFFKAVPSVRDKMETLNRVGLSYIKIGQQATTLSGGEAQRVKLAKELSKRATGRTFYILDEPTTGLHFDDVAKLLEVLHELVEQGNTVAVIEHNLEVIKTADWIIDLGPEGGDGGGEVVAVGPPEEIVKEKRSYTGQFLKELLERRPISQDKTVKNSNASQKTKPAPKKKAAKTTSKPAAKPTTKTTAKVKSTRKTTPKKKATKQTT from the coding sequence ATGTCAAAGAATATTACTGTTCGCGGCGCTCGTGAACATAATTTAAAAAATGTGACAGTTGAGTTGCCCCGTGAAAAGCTCATTGTATTCACTGGTCCCTCAGGCTCAGGAAAATCCTCACTTGCCTTTGACACAATATATGCCGAAGGACAGCGCCGTTATGTAGAAAGCTTGTCGGCTTATGCCCGCCAATTTTTGGAAATGATGCAAAAGCCAGATGTCGATGCCATTGAAGGTCTGTCTCCTGCCATTTCAATTGAACAAAAAACCACATCCAAAAACCCACGCTCGACCGTAGGCACCGTCACAGAAATTTATGATTATCTACGTTTGCTTTTTGCTCGTATTGGCATTCCTTATTCACCAACAACCGGCTTGCCCATCTCAAGCCAAACGGTCACTCAAATGGTCGACCAAATCATGGAACTCAAAGAAGGCACAAGAGCCTACCTACTTGCGCCTATCATCAGAGGCCGCAAAGGCGAATATAGAAAAGAATTCGCAGAGCTCATGAAAAAGGGCTTTGGACGTGTAAAAGTTGACGGTCAGTTTTATGAAATAGCCGACGTCCCGGCATTAGATAAAAAATTCAAACATGATATTGATGTAGTCGTCGATCGCATCATCGTACGTGCTGACATTGCCTCAAGACTAGCAGACAGTTTAGAAACCGCGCTAGAACTAGCCGATGGTCTCAGCATCCTAGAATTAGCTGATCCGGCTAAAGAGCCAGAAGATCAAGAGCGGTTAATCTTTTCAGCCAACTTTGCCTGCCCAGAATCTGGCTTTACTATTGAAGAAATCGAACCAAGACTTTTTTCTTTCAACAACCCTTTCGGCGCTTGCCCAAAATGTGATGGCCTAGGCACACAATTAAAATTCGAAGCAGATCTGGTCATCCCAAATCCGAAACTAAGTTTGAAAGACGGCGCAATCCAACCCTGGGCTAAAACAGGCAACACCTCTCCCTATTATGCTCAAACTCTGGAAGCTATTTCAAAACATTACAAAGTCCCCATGACTAACTCCTGGGAAAGCCTGAGCGAAGAGATGCAATCAACCATTCTTTATGGCTCTGGTAATGAAGAAATTACCTTCAAATATGAAGATGGCACCAGAAGCTTCAAAACAAAAAAACCGTTTGAAGGCGTGATTAACAACATCGATCGCCGCTGGCGCGAAACAGAGTCTAATTGGGTCAGAGAAGAACTATCAAAATACCAATCAGCTCAACCCTGTGCACATTGCGGCGGCGCCCGTTTAAAACCGCAAGCGTTAGCTGTAAAAATCAACGATCAACACATTGGTGACATTGCCGAAATGTCAATCAAAGAAGGATTAAAGTGGGCAACTGATCTCCCCCCTCACTTGAGCAAGAAACAACTGCAAATTGCAGAACGAATTTTAAAAGAAATTCGTGAACGCCTAAACTTCCTCAATGATGTCGGCCTTGATTATCTTTGCCTTTCACGAAATTCCGGCACCCTCTCTGGCGGAGAAAGCCAGCGCATTCGCTTAGCCTCTCAAATAGGATCCGGGTTAACAGGCGTACTCTATGTATTAGATGAACCCTCAATCGGCCTACATCAACGCGACAACGCCATGCTATTGGAAACATTGAAAAATTTAAGAGACCTTGGCAACACAGTCATCGTTGTCGAACATGATGAAGACGCTATTCTAGCAGCTGATCATGTGCTTGATATCGGCCCTAAAGCTGGTATCCATGGCGGAGAAATAGTCGCCGCAGGCACACCTAAAAAAATCATGTCCACCAAAAAGAGTGTGACAGGACAATACCTCACTGGTGAAAAATTTATCGCGCCCCCACAAAACAGACGGCAACCAGATGCAAGCCGTCAAATCACAGTCAAAGGGGCTAAAGAAAACAACCTCAAGAACATTTCAGCCAGCATTCCAATGGGGCTTTTCACTTGTCTAACGGGTGTTTCTGGCGGAGGAAAATCAACGTTCCTCATCGAGACTTTATATAAAGCAACAGCGCGCAAGTTAAATAACGCCCGCCATGTGCCAGGTGAACATGAGAGCATAGAAGGCCTCGAGCAACTCGACAAAATCATCGACATTGATCAATCTCCAATTGGCCGAACGCCGCGCTCTAACCCCGCCACCTATACAGGCGCATTTACACACATCAGAGATTGGTTCGCGGGCTTGCCTGAATCAAAAGCACGTGGCTACAAACCGGGTCGTTTCTCCTTTAACGTTAAAGGCGGACGCTGCGAAGCCTGCCAGGGTGATGGTGTCATTAAAATTGAAATGCACTTCTTGCCAGATGTTTATGTGACATGCGACCAATGTAAGGGCAAACGTTATAATCGCGAAACCCTGGAAGTCCAGTTCAAAGGAAAATCCATCGCAGATGTTTTAGACATGACAGTTGAAGAAGGCGCAGAGTTCTTCAAAGCCGTCCCTTCTGTTCGTGATAAAATGGAGACCTTAAACCGCGTTGGCCTCAGCTACATTAAAATCGGCCAGCAAGCCACAACCCTTTCTGGCGGCGAAGCCCAGCGCGTAAAACTAGCCAAAGAACTCTCCAAACGAGCAACGGGGCGCACATTCTACATCCTTGATGAACCAACCACCGGCCTTCATTTTGACGATGTCGCCAAATTACTAGAAGTGCTGCATGAACTTGTCGAGCAAGGCAATACAGTCGCTGTCATTGAACATAATCTGGAAGTGATTAAAACCGCAGACTGGATCATTGACCTCGGTCCTGAAGGCGGGGATGGTGGCGGCGAAGTCGTAGCAGTTGGTCCGCCAGAAGAAATCGTCAAAGAAAAAAGAAGCTACACAGGTCAATTCTTAAAAGAATTACTAGAGAGACGCCCTATTTCACAAGATAAAACCGTGAAAAACTCAAACGCATCTCAGAAAACAAAACCCGCGCCTAAAAAGAAAGCTGCAAAAACAACATCAAAACCTGCAGCAAAACCAACAACCAAAACAACGGCAAAAGTAAAATCAACAAGAAAAACAACACCTAAGAAGAAAGCAACAAAACAGACAACTTGA
- a CDS encoding SRPBCC family protein yields MRNLLKSFCPNIANLILSTLAIIVATTITLTSATAHGPTRQKVTKKVEINASPAQVWAAVKNFDNMNWHPAIEKTTGKGGNAIDATRQLTLKGGATIDEVLYKYSEEKMSYSYRITKVDVKVLPINNYSSHLTVEPVEGSDGKKSTVTWKGAFYRGYMNNDPPENLNDAAAIKAVTGVYESGLAALKKQIESGS; encoded by the coding sequence ATGCGCAATTTGTTAAAATCATTTTGTCCAAATATCGCAAATCTAATTCTATCAACTCTGGCAATCATTGTGGCCACCACAATTACCCTCACTAGCGCAACAGCTCATGGCCCAACACGCCAAAAAGTCACCAAAAAAGTAGAGATAAACGCCAGCCCGGCTCAAGTATGGGCTGCCGTTAAAAACTTTGACAACATGAATTGGCACCCAGCCATAGAAAAAACCACCGGCAAAGGTGGAAACGCAATTGATGCTACCCGCCAGCTAACCTTAAAAGGCGGCGCAACCATTGATGAAGTCCTTTATAAATATAGCGAAGAGAAAATGAGCTATTCATATCGGATCACAAAAGTGGATGTAAAAGTCCTTCCCATAAACAATTACTCATCTCACTTGACGGTTGAACCCGTTGAAGGATCTGACGGCAAAAAATCAACCGTCACCTGGAAAGGCGCATTCTATCGTGGTTACATGAACAATGATCCACCCGAAAATCTAAATGATGCCGCCGCAATAAAAGCTGTAACCGGTGTTTATGAATCTGGCCTAGCCGCTTTAAAGAAACAAATTGAATCAGGCTCTTAA
- a CDS encoding cytochrome D1 domain-containing protein encodes MNQALKIIKKVHKKNNWHHTFSFPENLNSFLGRTTFFIFLFFANLQTSKAAEAYITNQTDSTVTVIDLTSLKQTHSIQIGGKPAGIAVSGQGDYAYISSTEGKYISKLDLKTKQVTKLTQLSSAPLGIATHPNGKWLYVADWYKHLIYVIDAANGMITARIPVGKSPSGLDLSPNGKWLYSTDRDDNQVSVINTTTNKVTATIKTGIRPFGITVNKEGTKAYTANVKSHDVSILDLKNNKLLKSVKVGKRPYAVALAKNKAFVTDQYNETVSVIDLSSNERIKLIDVGEYPEGIAPGPNGKYVYVACWFSNLLMKIDTTTLKVVGEVKTGDGPRAFGRFILK; translated from the coding sequence TTGAATCAGGCTCTTAAAATTATCAAGAAAGTTCACAAAAAGAATAACTGGCATCATACTTTCAGCTTCCCAGAGAACTTAAATAGTTTCCTGGGAAGAACAACTTTTTTTATCTTTTTATTCTTTGCCAATCTACAAACTTCAAAAGCGGCAGAAGCTTATATCACAAACCAAACAGACAGCACTGTCACGGTTATTGATCTAACGTCTTTAAAACAAACTCATTCTATCCAAATTGGCGGCAAGCCAGCGGGCATTGCAGTCAGTGGGCAAGGTGACTATGCCTATATCTCCAGTACAGAAGGCAAATACATCTCAAAGCTGGATTTAAAAACCAAACAAGTCACAAAACTCACTCAATTATCAAGCGCCCCCCTAGGCATCGCCACTCACCCAAACGGCAAATGGCTCTATGTAGCTGATTGGTACAAACACCTAATTTATGTCATTGACGCTGCCAATGGTATGATCACAGCTCGCATTCCAGTTGGCAAATCTCCCTCTGGTCTTGACCTGTCACCAAATGGCAAATGGCTTTATTCAACAGATAGAGATGACAATCAGGTTTCAGTCATCAATACGACAACAAACAAAGTCACAGCCACAATAAAAACTGGCATCCGCCCCTTTGGCATCACAGTGAATAAAGAAGGCACAAAAGCCTATACTGCCAATGTCAAAAGCCATGATGTCTCTATCCTGGATTTAAAAAACAACAAATTACTCAAATCCGTCAAAGTCGGCAAACGTCCCTATGCCGTAGCATTGGCTAAGAACAAAGCCTTTGTGACAGACCAATATAATGAAACTGTAAGCGTCATTGATCTCTCCTCAAATGAGCGGATCAAGCTAATTGATGTTGGAGAATACCCGGAAGGCATAGCACCAGGGCCAAATGGAAAATATGTCTACGTCGCCTGCTGGTTTTCTAATTTATTGATGAAAATTGATACAACCACTCTTAAAGTTGTAGGAGAGGTCAAAACCGGCGATGGCCCCAGAGCCTTTGGGCGGTTTATACTTAAGTAA
- a CDS encoding replicative DNA helicase: MQDIAIKQNDQSTEVKADIDDLPFRLAPHNIQAEQELLGAILINNEAADRVSGFLSEEHFFDPLHARIFETASRLIQSGKQATPVTLKTYFESEESLGEITVPQYLGRLAANATSIINVKDYGQTIYDLSVRRALINIGEDMVNTAYDSGVDQPPEEQISASEQLLYSLAEQGKYGSGFCSFKDAIADAIEMANNAYLRDGGLSGVSTGLSDLDQKMGGLQKSDLIVLAGRPSMGKTALATNIAFQIANAHKAEQQPDGSMKDTDGAVVAFFSLEMSAEQLATRIISEQAEIPSEKIRRGMIDETDFRKLVEKSQALNEVPLYIDQTGGISIAQLCARARKLKRQKNLGVIIIDYLQLLSGSKRTGEGRVNEVTEITTGLKALAKELEVPVIALSQLSRQVENRDDKRPQLSDLRESGSIEQDADVVMFVYREEYYVSRAQPSESDVEATVKWQDEMAQVEGKAEVIIGKQRHGPTGTVRLAFNGNYTRFSDLIEDDHMPYRTD; this comes from the coding sequence ATGCAAGACATAGCCATAAAACAAAATGACCAATCAACAGAAGTCAAAGCCGACATCGATGATCTTCCATTTCGGCTTGCCCCACATAATATTCAGGCAGAACAAGAGCTTCTGGGTGCAATATTAATTAATAATGAAGCCGCAGACCGCGTTTCAGGTTTTTTATCTGAAGAACATTTCTTCGATCCCCTACACGCGCGTATTTTCGAAACAGCTAGCCGACTCATTCAAAGTGGTAAGCAAGCCACGCCAGTTACCCTCAAAACATATTTTGAGAGTGAAGAATCATTGGGTGAAATCACAGTCCCCCAATATCTCGGACGCTTGGCTGCCAACGCGACATCTATTATTAATGTCAAAGATTATGGCCAAACCATTTATGACCTCTCTGTACGCCGCGCCCTGATTAACATTGGCGAAGATATGGTCAACACAGCTTACGACAGTGGAGTAGATCAACCACCAGAAGAGCAAATCAGCGCCTCAGAACAATTGCTCTATTCCCTCGCTGAACAAGGCAAATACGGCTCTGGCTTTTGCTCCTTTAAAGATGCGATCGCAGACGCCATCGAAATGGCTAACAACGCTTACCTTAGAGATGGTGGCCTCTCAGGCGTATCAACAGGTCTTTCAGATCTTGATCAAAAAATGGGTGGCTTGCAAAAATCTGACCTCATCGTTTTAGCCGGTCGTCCGTCAATGGGTAAAACAGCGCTTGCAACCAACATCGCCTTCCAAATAGCCAATGCTCATAAAGCCGAACAACAACCAGACGGCTCAATGAAAGATACAGATGGCGCTGTTGTCGCATTTTTCTCACTCGAGATGTCAGCCGAACAATTAGCAACACGGATCATTTCAGAACAAGCAGAAATTCCATCAGAGAAAATTCGCCGTGGTATGATCGACGAAACTGATTTCCGCAAATTGGTTGAAAAATCTCAGGCACTCAACGAAGTCCCGTTATATATCGACCAAACCGGTGGCATCTCCATCGCCCAACTTTGCGCTAGAGCTCGCAAATTAAAACGCCAAAAGAACTTAGGCGTCATCATCATTGACTACCTCCAGCTTCTTTCTGGTTCAAAAAGAACCGGCGAAGGCAGAGTGAACGAAGTAACAGAAATCACGACCGGTCTGAAAGCTTTGGCCAAAGAACTCGAAGTTCCGGTAATCGCTCTCTCTCAGCTGTCTCGTCAGGTTGAAAACAGAGACGACAAACGCCCACAACTATCAGACCTTCGTGAATCAGGCTCGATCGAGCAGGATGCTGACGTAGTGATGTTTGTGTACCGCGAAGAATATTACGTCTCGCGCGCCCAACCATCAGAATCAGACGTAGAAGCCACAGTAAAATGGCAGGACGAAATGGCCCAAGTTGAAGGCAAAGCCGAAGTTATCATCGGCAAACAACGCCACGGCCCAACAGGCACAGTAAGGCTTGCTTTTAACGGCAACTACACCCGCTTCTCAGACCTAATAGAAGACGACCACATGCCCTATAGAACAGACTGA